The proteins below are encoded in one region of Pseudoalteromonas ulvae UL12:
- a CDS encoding tetratricopeptide repeat-containing diguanylate cyclase has protein sequence MKNLFCLICLLLSVFVLADTNLSVSQQLDRLIEKSDFSSDEFFNHYQQLKEHYPEHPSLENKAKRAIIDSAIALNAHSTEQYPEVMRQITELIPHITDEDLVFSLKSQLFFMGSFDNDNIAYYQQVKKLIEQAPANTTSTSYGYLLLDAANIALRLMQDEEGWHYFSLAHQFATQIDDKDFWSSVENSRGLALSEHGHFQKALTAFKKALAYKKELGVNHAVVYANIAFNFFNLKQLDKTMEYASRALGQANVEQNRYVEVLIKTLLGRVAKSKGEYQQSVDWFSQSLTLAQEDDIRDYIFAGYADSIYPLLHLGQIDQAMMHLVQAKAIAEKEKLNVESYLYELEAVIKHHQQAYDQSMDLFFQAISATVKNYNLSSAKIAEQSRALMETQVQELENKRLRAQNEAKQDFLDEISEKNRWLSWLALIITFCLLILIVLIFYVRRIAKKHQLHATTDELTHIPNRRSALSRLKKKMFTAKKSAKPLVIGMLDIDYFKKINDQYGHLVGDTVLIEVAKVCQQCLVSPDFIGRLGGEEFLIVLSNVDESTALEKMERIRTVIEQLHFAAPELANLTVSASFGVTMLLDSDRQIEQLIHRADIALYYAKEHGRNQIQLFSATMLD, from the coding sequence TTGAAAAACTTATTTTGTCTGATATGCCTACTACTGAGTGTATTTGTGCTCGCCGACACAAATCTTAGTGTATCGCAGCAGCTGGATAGGTTAATCGAAAAAAGTGATTTTTCGAGTGATGAATTTTTTAATCACTATCAGCAGCTAAAAGAACATTACCCCGAGCATCCTTCACTTGAAAATAAGGCTAAACGAGCAATTATTGACAGTGCCATTGCGTTGAATGCCCACTCAACTGAGCAATATCCAGAGGTAATGAGGCAGATCACTGAGTTAATCCCGCATATTACAGATGAAGATCTTGTGTTCTCATTGAAAAGTCAGTTGTTTTTTATGGGGTCGTTTGATAATGACAATATTGCATATTATCAACAAGTTAAAAAGTTAATAGAGCAAGCACCAGCAAATACAACTTCCACCTCTTATGGCTATTTATTATTAGATGCTGCGAATATCGCCTTAAGATTAATGCAAGACGAAGAAGGTTGGCATTATTTTAGTTTAGCGCATCAGTTTGCGACACAAATAGATGACAAAGATTTTTGGTCTTCGGTTGAAAATAGTCGGGGTCTGGCATTATCCGAGCATGGTCATTTTCAAAAAGCGTTAACAGCATTTAAAAAAGCGCTGGCTTATAAAAAAGAGTTGGGCGTAAATCATGCGGTTGTGTACGCAAATATTGCGTTTAACTTTTTTAATTTAAAGCAGCTTGATAAAACGATGGAATATGCCAGCAGAGCGCTGGGGCAGGCTAATGTTGAACAAAATCGTTACGTCGAAGTCTTGATCAAAACCTTACTCGGGCGAGTGGCTAAATCAAAAGGTGAATACCAACAATCGGTTGATTGGTTTTCACAATCACTCACATTAGCTCAAGAAGACGATATTCGAGATTATATTTTTGCAGGTTATGCGGACTCTATTTATCCTTTACTTCATCTTGGGCAAATTGATCAAGCTATGATGCACCTTGTGCAAGCGAAAGCTATCGCCGAAAAAGAAAAGCTTAATGTTGAAAGTTACCTCTACGAGTTAGAGGCTGTGATTAAACATCATCAGCAAGCGTATGACCAAAGTATGGATCTGTTTTTTCAAGCCATCAGCGCAACCGTCAAAAACTACAACTTGAGTTCAGCCAAAATAGCAGAACAAAGTCGTGCCTTGATGGAAACACAGGTTCAAGAGTTAGAAAATAAACGCTTAAGGGCGCAAAACGAGGCCAAACAAGATTTCCTTGATGAAATCTCTGAGAAAAACCGCTGGCTTAGCTGGCTTGCTTTGATAATCACTTTTTGTTTACTCATCTTGATTGTTTTGATCTTTTATGTTCGTCGCATTGCTAAAAAGCACCAATTACATGCAACAACGGATGAATTAACACATATTCCAAATCGACGCAGTGCACTGAGTCGATTAAAAAAGAAGATGTTTACCGCTAAAAAATCAGCAAAGCCTTTAGTGATTGGGATGCTCGACATTGATTATTTCAAAAAAATTAATGATCAGTATGGGCATTTAGTCGGCGATACAGTGCTGATTGAAGTGGCTAAAGTATGCCAGCAGTGTTTAGTGTCCCCTGATTTTATTGGTCGCTTAGGAGGTGAGGAGTTTTTAATCGTCCTCAGCAATGTTGATGAGTCCACAGCATTAGAAAAAATGGAGCGCATTCGCACTGTGATCGAACAACTTCATTTCGCAGCACCGGAATTAGCCAATTTAACGGTTTCAGCAAGTTTTGGTGTTACGATGCTTTTAGACAGTGATCGCCAAATTGAACAGTTAATCCACCGTGCTGATATCGCGCTATATTACGCCAAAGAACATGGGCGTAACCAAATCCAACTCTTCTCAGCGACTATGCTCGATTAA